A window of Hordeum vulgare subsp. vulgare chromosome 5H, MorexV3_pseudomolecules_assembly, whole genome shotgun sequence genomic DNA:
ATACCCAAACGTTCCACTTCTAAATTTTGATCTCTACTAAAGTTAGTGCAATgtcgagtcacttattttgggatggagggagtaccttATTAACCACTGTGAATGGCACGAAGGATCATGTGTGCCCTGTACTTGCCAGAATGAGAATACAAACACCAAAATTGCACGAACCAtgtaaaagaaaagataaatctaCAGGCCCAAACACTGAATTTGGTTGACAGTTTTTAGAAGTTCAGAGAGTGACTTCTTTCCTGTTTCCACAACACGGACTAAACCACAGTACTTGTTTGCAGAAAATGATATTGGTTCTGGGAAGCCGTTCAAGAACCGGGGACACGATGCCGTCAGCTCCACCGTTACCGCAACATTTCTCCAGCGCTCTAGCACCATTAGGAGTTCACTCTGACCATGATGATCTGCACCTGACCGAATAGAAGATCAGGCACCTCAAGAAAGCCAGGGATGGGTTGAAGATCACAGACCTAGAGAAAGCCAGGGATGGCTTGAAGATCAGGAACATGAAGAAGGGACTGACTGCAGCCAGGTCCGAGCTTAAACAGTCAATGGAAGTGATCAGCAATAGGAAGAAGGCTCCGATGACAGTGCTCTGAGCCAGCTCGACACACTCAAGAAACTAGAATCACTCGGTCAGGCCACTATGTGACTGATCCTATTCAGTTTCATGGTCTCGCTATTATACCATACAGCATGGTCCGTGTAAACTTTGTCATGTCATTACCTAGCATGAAAATTAAACCTTTCATTCTGAAGCCTGATGCATCGTGTGAAGTGCCACCAAGCCATGGAGTGTAAATTTCCATGCCACTATAGCAGTGATCCTGCTTGATCCTTTGGTGTATTTCTCACTGCATTTTGTTCGTTCTTTAGTGTAAATTTTGCTACAGCAATTTAGTACACCACGCAGGGTAGGATAACATCTGTTCAGAAATGCCTATTTAGACAGAACACACAAGTTAATTTTCAGCTATGACCTTGCAACAAGCAAACTACATGTATCATGTGCCTCTGTAGGTGCTCAATTGTTCCTGCTTAGCAACTAGAGAGCTGAGAACAGTTCATGCTTATCCACATTAATATGTGAACTAGTTGAGACCTGAGAACTAGAACAGTTCAGTGGCATGAGGCAACATCAAAGTAGAATGTTAacactttactttttgccccttaCACATTTGCAAAGCAACCCATGGTAGTGCGGTGCGAAGGCAGAGAATTGAAGGAACGCAGTGAACACTGATGCCTGTCTGACAGACATGCCACCTATGACCGCCGTGAGTCGGAGGTAGGCGCTATTATAATAACAGCATGCCCGGTGTAAACCTTGTTGTTAGCTAGTATGCAAATCAAAACATTCTTGAGGTTTTCATGCATCTCAGATGCCTGATGTTACAGTATTGTTGCCTGGGGTGAAAACAAGATATGGGGTATAAATTTTCATGCCAGTACAGCAGTGACCCTACTTGATCTTTTTGTGCATTTGTTACTGCATTTCATTTCTTTTTACTGAAAAGTGATTCAGAAACACTGCAGAGTTGCCTATGTCTAGATACAAGTTATGATTCAGCAGTGACCTTGTAACAAATCAAACTAAATGTATCATTTTCCTCTGTAGATGTGCACTGGTTCAGACTTAATAACATGAGTATCAAACTAGCTGGGAGCTGAAACTAGGACAGTCAAGCAATATTGAACAGCATGCTACCATCAAAGCACTAAAATTTCTGAACTTTTTTAATGGCCTCCTGCACATTGCAAATCAACGCACACACGTAAACAAATGACAGGCACGGAGGCAGAATTGAAGAGACGCACTGATGCTCGTCAGACATGCCGCCTATGGTCGCCGTCATCGTCGACGTGAAGGTTGACGCCGTGGCTGCGGAGCGCGTTGAGGATGGCCCAGACCTTGGTGCGGTTCTTGAAGCCCTTCTTCTCGACCTCCTTGGCGGCGTCGGCGTGGATGGGCTCGCGCGCCAGGCCGTCCACACGGAGGCGCATGGCGAGCACCtcgccgacggcggcggcggccttgGCGTTGCAGGCGCGGCCGCACTCCAGCCCGTCCCGGAGGGGCTTCTCGACGGTGGAGGCGGTGACCACGACGCGGCCGCTCTGCCGGTCCACCACGTTGGCCGTCACGTACTTGAGCGAGATGAAGAGCCGCAGCACGTACCGCTTGGCCTGCGCCATGGGACCGCGAGAGCAGCCGGGGACGCGCCTAGCACGCACGGAGGCCCTCTGCGGCGTTTCGACGAGCAGCTGGGGGACGCCCGGCGCGACCGGCCGAAAGAGGCGACCGTGGGACGGGGAAGGACGGCGAGACTGGGCGGGGAGGACCGCCGGTGGGCGAGGCCGGATGAGGATCGAcgctgaaggaggaggagggaggcgggggcgggggcgggggcgcggTGTAGCCGGCCGCGCACGAGAGAGCGAACGGCACAAGTGCGGAAGTGCCTGTGGTGTCTCGTCGTGGTAGTGGTACTGCAGTTTCTGACTTTGAGCGAGGCAGAGGATGTGAAAGGCTAGATAACAAAATAATAATAGTGAAAAAAgggaaacaaaagaaaataaaccccaCCCCAAAACTCTACAAGCAACTTTCAGATTCAAAATGAACAAAATTTATGTTCAACTAAGATCTAAGAAAAATATTGTGCTTTTCCTTGCCTGTTGTCACTGAAGCTGGTATCAAAGATAAGGGGAACCTATGAAAACTAAAATATGAACTTCGCTAGGATTGTAGTTCTTCGTGTGTTTTCTCGCGCATTAGTCTCATTTTATACATAAAGCAACAACCATCAACAAACAGGATCGATACAAACCACAACATACAACACGAGAAACCACACTCTCCCAGGGCCAGATACATAGGTGCCAAAGGGCTACAACAACACCACACTGACAGATTCGACGTAGACAACAAGAGAAGACATTAAGCATCACTACGAAGCCGCCGGCGCccttccgatgagatcacgaacatgtGAAGTTGAGAATCGTCGACACCGTGCGctccaagacgatgccttcacgAAGGACACGACACCGTAGCACCGCCACCGCCCGATCCAGAGATCAGATTTTCATCCGGAGCACGACGAAGGGAGGGAGCAACCACAACAGAGACTTCAGAAAGATGACGACGCCCACAGACGCCGCCTCCATCAGTCTGGCCTAAACCCGACACGGTTTTCACCCCGATAAGCATACTCTGTCCTCGGTAGGACGACGAAACGCCTGCTACCACACCGTCCACACGACCATGGCTGATAGCCGCCCATACCTGAGCCGCGGCCTCAGCCCATGAGCATCGCAGCTCCCACCACCTGGGGCGTCGCCCAAGAAACAAGATGCCCGAAAGGTCCTCCATGGCTACAGGTGATGAGCCGACCGGCAAGCTCCGACCACCGGCAGAGCCGCCAGCGACCggtacgtcattaaaattgccTATTAATAAAGCATCTATTGCTACTATGATAC
This region includes:
- the LOC123451861 gene encoding 50S ribosomal protein L18, translated to MAQAKRYVLRLFISLKYVTANVVDRQSGRVVVTASTVEKPLRDGLECGRACNAKAAAAVGEVLAMRLRVDGLAREPIHADAAKEVEKKGFKNRTKVWAILNALRSHGVNLHVDDDGDHRRHV